A window of Nonomuraea angiospora genomic DNA:
CCCCACACGACGATGGAGGAGGCCAGGCAGAGCGCGGTCAACCTGTCGCGGGCGTTCCGGCTGTGGGCGCTGGAGCTGATCACGCTCACCACCGGCACCATCGAGGAGCTGCGCGAGCAGGCGCCCAAGCTGTGGGGCACCGAGGAGATCGCCCGGCGCGCCCAGGGGCTGCACGGCACCATCCTGACCCGCTGGCCGGAGCTCGACCGGGTCTGCACCGACCTGCGGGCGGCCATCTACGCTTACAGCGACGCCTCCCGCCGCGCCGCCGGGCGCCTGGCCGACTCGGCGGGCACCACCCGCAACCTGACGTTGCTGCCCACCGAGACGTGGCGCACGTTCTCGCAGACCGCGTCGCGGGAGCAGCTGGCGGCGGTGCTCGACGGGTTCGTGTTCGACGTGCCCGCGCCGTGGCACGATCCGGCCGCCATCGCCCGCGCCGTGGACGAGGCCCCGCGCCCCGCTCCCGCCCAGCCCACTCCCCCGCGCTCCAACCTCCCCGACCCCGGCCCCGGCGACTCGCTCGACACCTCGCTCAGCACCGCCATGGAGCGGCTGCGGGAGGTGGCGGAGTCGCTGCTGGGCGACGCCCCGCGGGTGGCGCTGGCCGACGTGCTGGGCTCCGACTGGCCGTCGGCGCGCCGCGTGCTCGCCGACCTGACGACCGTGGACCTGCGGCCTGAGCTGCCTTACCGGCTGACGTGGTCCGACGGCCTCTCGATCGACCCGGACCGCGAGCCGGCCTGGCTCTCCCAGGGCTACTTGGAGCGCACCTGATGCCCACCCCGAACCACCCGTCCCCCACCCACCCGGACGCCGACCGCCCGGACGCTGGCCCCCCGGACGTTGGCCGCATGGGTGTTGAGCAGGACGGCGCCCGTGCGGGGGCTCGTTCCAGGAGCGGCGTGAAGGCACGGGCTCGGGCGGGTGCCCTCGACGGGCCCGCCGCGCACGTGCGGGTGCGGTCGGGCGGGCCGCTGTGGCTGGCGGCCGGGGAGCCCGCGCCGCCGGGCATGGTGCGGCTGACGCGGCCCGACTCCACCGGGCAGGCTCTGCCGGTGTGGCCCGACGGGGTGACGCCGTCGCTGCTGGAGGAGTACCAGGTGGCGCCCGTTCCGGTGGAGCGGTCCGGCGAGACCAGGCGGGTGCTGGCGGCGGTGCTCAAGTGCTGCTGGACCGACCTGTCCGTGGACCCGTGGCCGGGCGAGCCTGCGCCCGTGGAGCTGGTGCTCGACACGTACCGGGCGCTGATCGGCCGCACCGACGACCTGATGCGCAACTGGGCGATCGGTGCGATGCGGCGCCTGCACGACTCGGCGTGGATCGTCGTGGACGACGGCGTGGTCACCCTCGGCCCGCGCTGCGCGCTGTGGCCGGTCGAGTCGCACGCGCAGTTGCAGGAGCTGGTCCGCCGCCTGCCCGAGCCCGAACGCCCCGAGCTCACCGTGGTCGGCGACGCCGACATCGTGGCCGCCGCCCACCCGGCCGCCCCCGCCCCTGATCCGGAGGCGGCGGGGCTCGGGGGGCGGGTCGAGGGCGGGTCCGCGGAGTTCGACGATCTGCTGGGAGCTTATGACGAGCGGCGGCGGGCGGAGCTGGTGGCGGCGTTCATGGTGGTGGAGCACGCCGCCGAGCCGGTGCAGGAGGTCCGCTTCGCCGCCCTGCGCGACCCGGCGCTGCGCCACACGGTTAGCGAGATGCTGGCCAGGCGCGGTCGTACGCTGATCCAGCACCGCGACCGCTGGACCTCCGGCTACGACGACACCCAGGCCGCCGCCCTCGCGAAATCCGCGTCCGAGACCGCATCGGAGGCCGCGCACAAGGGCACTCACGAGATCCCGCGCAAAGCCACGCATGAGGCCCCGCACGACGACCGACACGAGTCTTCACGCAAGATCACACACGACGCTCCGCAAGAGTCTTCGCACAAGACCACACACGATGCTTCGCACGACGACCCGCACGACTCTTCACGCAAGACCTCGTCCGAGGCCCCGCGCAAGGCCGCAGACGACGGCGGGCGCGGCGCCACGCACGGGCTCCCGGGCGAAGCCGCGAACGGGGCTTCCGCCGGTGCCGGGCCGACTCCGGCAGAGAGCCTCCCAGCCACGGGTGCAGCTCTCGGCGGAGCGGCGGGCGCAGCCGTCGCAGGGAAGGCGAGCGCAGGCATCACAGGAGAGGTGCGCCCGGCCGTCGGCGGCGACGTGCGCGCGGCCGTCGCCAGGGAAGCGCGCACGGCGGTCGGAGGAGAGGCCCGCGCAGCCGTCGGCGGAGAGGCGAGCACGGCCGACGGCGCAGAGGCGCGCGCGGCCGACGGCGGCGAGGCGGGCACGGCCGTCCGCCGGGAGTCGCGCGAGGGCATCGGCGGGGAGGCGGGCGAGGCCGTTGAGCGGGCGAACGGTGACGAGCCGGTGGCCGCGCGGGCGGTGGCTCCTGGCGTTCGGCCCGTTGTCCCGGCGGGCGCGCGGCTGGGGGTGAGCGAGCGGGCGGTGCTGACGCTCGTCCTGGTGCACTCGGTCGCGATCCCGAGGGCCGAGGGGCTGTTGCCCGAGGACTCGTGGTTGTCGCCGCACCCCACCCCGGTGGACGAGCTGCGCCGCCACACCCAGCTGCCGATCGGCGAGCTGGAGGCGGCGTTGCGGACCTTGCGGCACGCGGGACTGCTAGGGCAGGTCAAGGCCGGTGAGGAGGCGGGCGGTTACGTGCCGGGGCCGCAGTTCCACCGGCTCACTCCGGCGGCCCGGCGGCGGTTGCAGGAGGAGCTGATCCTGGCGGCCGGGCCCAACACGCCGCTGGCGGCCGCCGTACGATCCCGAAGATCGACGAAGTGACCGCGACGGCACACAGATTCAGCGTCATGACTGATGGAAGGACTACGGGGGTAACAGGTGTCGCAGGTGGAGAACGTCGTCGGAGACCGGGTGCTGATCGCCGTGCAGGCGGTCAACATTTCGCGGCTCTCGACCCATCCGGTGCCCACCGTCCCCAGCACGCTCATCGTCGTGGCGGGCGCCGGGCCCAAGGACTCCAACGGCGCGGGCAAGTCGTCGTTCATCGCCTCGATCACGGCGTTGCTCGGTGACGAGCAGTGGCGCTTCGCCTCGGGCGCCAAGGCGGTGTCGGAGCTGCTCTTCAACGCCGAGCTGGCCAGCGGCGCCGGAGGGCGCCAGTGGGCGAGCGCCGACCACGGCTACATCGTGGGCGTCTTCGGCCCGCCCGGCATGGACGGCTTCGCCCCGTACGACGCGGCGGAGGCGGGCGCTCTTCCGCCCGGTGGGGCGGACGGCGCCGCATCGGACCGCGCCCGAGCCGCCAGCACCGCAGCCCACGGCGGCGCGTCGCCGACCAGTGAGACGCCCGCCGGCGTGACGGGCAACGGAGCGGCGGGCACCGGTGAGGCGGGCGCCGGACGCTCTGGGGGCGGCGAGTTCGTGCTCGAGAGTCAGGTGGCCGGGGCCGAGCTGAGTGGTGAGCTGTTCGAGGTGCCCGACACCTCGGGCGGAGCGCTCACCGTGTGGCTCAAGGTCAACCAGGAGGCTCCGCACCTGGAGATCCGGTGGCGGGAAGGGGTGCATCTGGCGGCCTCCCCGTCCGAGGCCGAGCGGGTGGCGCGGGCCGACGAGATCTGGGCGACGCTGCCGAAGTCGGCCGGGCGGCGCGACGTGGTGGCGCGCGACCTCACCAAGGTGCTCTACGGCGACCGGGTCAGGTGCGTGTCGTTCCTGTCCACCTCCGTACGCAGCAAGGTGGCCACGAACCTGCTCTCCCAGCCGCTCAACGAGATCTCGCCCGAACGCGTCTTCGAGGCCATCGCGGCCCTCACCGGCCTCGACGCCGAGCTGGAGCAGGAGCGGGAGGCCCGCCGCGACGAGCACGCCAAGCGGGTGCGCGCCGCGCAGGCGGCCGAACGGCTGGCGGAGTTCGAGACGGAGTCGAAGGCGCTGCTGACCACGTTCGACCGGCGTGACCAGGCGCGGATCCGGTTGGCGGACGCGCTGCGGTGCTGGCGCGGCAGGCAGGCGCGCAAGCTGGCCGACGCGGCGGGCAAGGACGAGGCGCTGGCCGCCGACCTCGAACGGCACCGCGCGGCCGGAGAGGCGGCGGCCGAGGCGATCGCCATGGTCAAGGCGGAGATCGGCACGCTGCGGGAGGACACCCTCGACAGGCAGGTCTCGCAGGCCCGCAAGGAGCTGGCGGCGCTGCAGGCGCGGGCGGCCAAGCTGGACGCCGACCGTGCGGTGGCCGAGAACTCCGCCGACGAGCTGCGCGGTCTGATCCCGGCGCTGGAGGAGACGCGCAGGTTCGCGGACGGGCGTGACGTGCCCACGGCCGAGCGGGAGCTGCAAGAGGTCCGGCTGCGGCTGAACGAGGCGCTCAAGGCGCTGGGGGTGGCCGACCAGGAAGTGTCCTCGGCGCAGGCGGCGCTGGACGACGCCGAGGGCGGCCCGGCGGCGGCCCAGCTCAACGCGCTGGCGGCGGCGGGCATCGGCGCGACCGGCCTACTGGACGCCCTCGACGTGGCCGAGCAGGCCCGCGACGCCGCCCACACGCCCCCGGCACAGTCCGCCGGCGGAGGCCGGGCACTACGCGGGGCGAGCGAGGCTGTTCCTGAGGCGGGTGGGGCTGTTTCCGGGGCGGGTGGGGCTGTTTCCGGAGCGGGTGAGGTCGAGGCGCTCGGCGCCGCGCTCAAAGCACGCTACGGGAAGGCTGCCGGCGGCGTTGCGGGTGAAGTGGCCGGGCTGGCGTTGGGGGATTTGCGGGGGTGGCCGAACGAGCATGCGGTGATCGTGGATGCCGCGCAGCTCGACGACGCCGCTGCCGCTCTGGCCGAGTTGCCCGGGTCCGTGCTGGTCAGCTCGGCCGGGGTGAGCGTCGTGGGGGCGTTCGACGGGGTGGCGACCGGGCGGGAGGCCCGGATCAAGGCCGCCGAGCTGCGGCTCAACCGGGCCAAGGACGTCCAGGAGACGGCGGCGCAGGCCGTACGCGACGGAGAAGAGGACGTCGCGGAGGCGCAGCGGCGGCTGGAAGGGGCCAGGGCCGGGGTGCGCCTGGCCGAGCTGGAGGCGAAGCTGGGCGAGCGGCGGGCCAGGCTGACCGAGCTGAACGCGGCGATCGGGGAGCTGGCGCCGAAGGTGGCCGAGGCCGAGCGGCAGGCCGGTGCGCTGGACTTCCGGGCCAGGACCAGGGACATGGAGATCGAACGCCTGGAAGGGCGGCGGCACCGGCACGAGACCGAGCGAACGCAGGCACGCGACCAGGAGGCCAAGGTCGGCGCCGAACGCGAGGCGCTCAAGCTCGACGCGCTGGCCGCCGACTGGGGCGGCACGGTCGAGACGGCCCGCGAATGGCTGAACGCCCTGCCAGAGGAGGAGCGGCCGCGTGCGGCCGAGGAGTGGTGGCGGGTCGCCGAACGCCACTTCGACCAGGCCTTGCGCGACACGTTCCCGGAGGAGGACGCGGAGATTCCCGAGGAGCTGCAGTTCCTGCTGAGCGAGCGGGGCGGGAGCACGGCGCGGGAGCAGGCGACGTTCGCGGCGGTGTGCGGGGCACTGGCCTCCTACCTGCGGGGCCAGGAGGAGTACGAACGGCACCAGCGCCGCCAGATCGAGGCGCAGGTCGTCACCCGGCAGCGCGACCTGTCGGCGGCGGCCAGGGGCGCCGAGGAGGCGGCGCAGTCGACGGCCGTGCACCGGGCGGCGCTGACGGCGGCGATCAAGGCGCGGCTCACGCGGGTGGCCGAGGAGTTCGAGAAGCTCGACACCTCGTACGGGGGTTACGGGGCGACGCTGGAGTTCCCGGTGCCGCCCGCTCCGGCCGATCCCGAGCAGCGCTGGCAGTGGCGGGTGACGCCGAAGTGGCGGCGCGGCGAGGGGCAGGGGTTCGTGCCGTACAACCGGCGGGCCAACACCGCGCTCATGGACGAGAAGGCCGTCAAGCTGGTGTGCGCGGCGGCCATCGCCTCGTCCGGGGGTGGTCACCTGTGCCTGGTGCTCGACGAACTGGGCCGCAACCTGGGCAAGGAACACCGCAGGGAGGCGGTCGCGCTCTTCAGGCGGATCGGGGAGACGTACGGGATCACGGTGATCGGGGCGCTGCAGGACGACATGGAGCCGTACGCGATCGATGCCTGCGGGCAGTACATCAAGCTGCGGCGGTCGTCGGACGCGATGCCGTACAACGAGCCGCCGGTGATCGTCGGGCACGACCAGCACGCCGACCGGGTACGTGCCCTGGCCGCCTACGTCGACAGAACGGCGGCGGCCCTCACCTGAGGGGCTTCTGGCCCATAGGCGCTCACCTGAATGACGGGTAGCCCGCGGGCCGCTCACCTGACGGGCACGCCTATGGGCACTCACCTGACAGGCAGCCCACGGACCCTCACCTGGCAGGCAGGCTCGTGGGCGCTCGCTTGACAGGTGAGGGCCCGTGGTCGCTCACCTGACCGGCGGGCCTGTGGGTGCTCACCCGACGAGCAGGCCCGTGGGCCCTCACCCAACGAGCAGGCCCGTGGGCCCTCACCCAACGAGCGGGCCCGTGGGTGCTCATTTGACGGGCGGGCCTGTGTAGGAGGCTCGGAGGCGGAGGAGGGTGCCTCGGTCGTACTCCTCCATCGCGTGCGCAAGCCACCCCGCCACCCTGGCCACCGCGAAGATGGCCTCGCCCGCGCCGCTCACCATGCCGCTCACGGCGGTGAGCGTGGCGAGGGCGAAGTCGACGTTGCGCTCCGGGAGGCGGCGCCTGCGCATCTCCTCCAGCACGGCGACCCCGGCGGTGATCCGGTCGTGCCCCGGCGCCGCCTCCTTGACCAGATCGAGGAGGAGGGCGCCGCGAGCGTCGCCGTTCTTGTAGACGCTGTGGCCGAAGCCGGGGATGCGCTCGCCGCGGCGTACCCGCTCGGCGATCGCCCGGGCGGCCTGGCGCGGCTCGGTGACCTCGGCGAGCAGGCGTTCGGCGCCGTACGACGCGCCGCCGTGCAGCGGGCCGCCCAGCACGCCGAGCCCGGTCAGCACGACGGCGTACGGGTCGGCCTTGGCGGAAGCGGCGACCCTGGCGGCCAGGGTGGAGGCGGCGAGCTCGTGGTCGGCGAGCAGGACCAGGGCGGCCTGGACGGCGTTCAGGAGCCCGGGGGTGGCGGGGCGCGGGCACAGGCGGGACCAGAGCCGCTCGGCGATCGAGTCGCCTTGGGGCTCGCTGAGCTGCGGGAGCGCGTCGACGAGGCCCGCGATCATGCGGCGGCCGGTCGCGGCTACGGAGTCGGGGTCGAGCTGGTAGCGCAGGGAGTCGGAGGCGCCCAGGACCGTGGTGATCACCTGCAGCCGGTCGAGGGGCAGGAGGTCGTCGGGGAGGCCGCGCTGGGCGGTGACGGCCGCCCGCAGCGCATCGTCCTCACACCGCCACGGCTCCGGCCATCGGATCCCCACCCCTTGGGTGCTCGTCTCTGTGGCGGGGTGAGGGGCGGCGGCTCGGGTCCCGGGGGCGGCAGGGCCCGCCAGGCGGCGTGGGTCCCTTTGGTGGGCGGACGGGTGCGGGTCCCCTTCGCGGGCGGACGCGTGCGGGTCCCCTTGGGGAGCGGACGCGTGCGGGTCCCCTTCGCGGGCGGACGGGTGCGGGTCCCCTTCGCGGGCGGACGCGTGCGGGTCCCCTTGGGGAGCGGACGCGTGCGGGTCGCCGTGGCGAGCGGGCGTGGCCGACGGGTGTGGGGGCTTGGCGGGGGTGGAGCGGGATAGGGGGTGCCAGAGGGATGGGTCGGCGGTCCAGAGCCAGGCGGCGACCGTTTCGTAGTCGCTGGTGAGCGCCAGCCCGAGCGCGTCGAGGCCCCGGTAGTGGGGCCGGTCCACGCCCAGGGCCGTGATGGCGGACTCGATGACGAGCTCCGGCGGCTGGCTCCGGGGGCGGCCGCGGCGGGCGAGGCGCTCGATCTCCTCCGCCGAGAAGAGGCTGCGCCGTCCGTCGTCGCTGTGCCGCCGCTGCAGCACCCCCCGGCTCACGTACGCGTACAAAGTGGCCGGTTTGACGCCGAGCCGCTCGGACGCCGTGGCCGCGTCGATCCACTCCACGCCGACGGGTCCCTCCAACAAGATGATTGATGAAAATCAATATTGATACACGTTGAACGAGCATGTCAACGTGAAGGCATGCCAAAAGTTCACTTCCTCGATGTGACCAACCGGGACGGCGTGCAGACCGCGCGCACCGG
This region includes:
- a CDS encoding chromosome partitioning protein ParA, producing the protein MSQVENVVGDRVLIAVQAVNISRLSTHPVPTVPSTLIVVAGAGPKDSNGAGKSSFIASITALLGDEQWRFASGAKAVSELLFNAELASGAGGRQWASADHGYIVGVFGPPGMDGFAPYDAAEAGALPPGGADGAASDRARAASTAAHGGASPTSETPAGVTGNGAAGTGEAGAGRSGGGEFVLESQVAGAELSGELFEVPDTSGGALTVWLKVNQEAPHLEIRWREGVHLAASPSEAERVARADEIWATLPKSAGRRDVVARDLTKVLYGDRVRCVSFLSTSVRSKVATNLLSQPLNEISPERVFEAIAALTGLDAELEQEREARRDEHAKRVRAAQAAERLAEFETESKALLTTFDRRDQARIRLADALRCWRGRQARKLADAAGKDEALAADLERHRAAGEAAAEAIAMVKAEIGTLREDTLDRQVSQARKELAALQARAAKLDADRAVAENSADELRGLIPALEETRRFADGRDVPTAERELQEVRLRLNEALKALGVADQEVSSAQAALDDAEGGPAAAQLNALAAAGIGATGLLDALDVAEQARDAAHTPPAQSAGGGRALRGASEAVPEAGGAVSGAGGAVSGAGEVEALGAALKARYGKAAGGVAGEVAGLALGDLRGWPNEHAVIVDAAQLDDAAAALAELPGSVLVSSAGVSVVGAFDGVATGREARIKAAELRLNRAKDVQETAAQAVRDGEEDVAEAQRRLEGARAGVRLAELEAKLGERRARLTELNAAIGELAPKVAEAERQAGALDFRARTRDMEIERLEGRRHRHETERTQARDQEAKVGAEREALKLDALAADWGGTVETAREWLNALPEEERPRAAEEWWRVAERHFDQALRDTFPEEDAEIPEELQFLLSERGGSTAREQATFAAVCGALASYLRGQEEYERHQRRQIEAQVVTRQRDLSAAARGAEEAAQSTAVHRAALTAAIKARLTRVAEEFEKLDTSYGGYGATLEFPVPPAPADPEQRWQWRVTPKWRRGEGQGFVPYNRRANTALMDEKAVKLVCAAAIASSGGGHLCLVLDELGRNLGKEHRREAVALFRRIGETYGITVIGALQDDMEPYAIDACGQYIKLRRSSDAMPYNEPPVIVGHDQHADRVRALAAYVDRTAAALT
- a CDS encoding citrate synthase, with translation MLEGPVGVEWIDAATASERLGVKPATLYAYVSRGVLQRRHSDDGRRSLFSAEEIERLARRGRPRSQPPELVIESAITALGVDRPHYRGLDALGLALTSDYETVAAWLWTADPSLWHPLSRSTPAKPPHPSATPARHGDPHASAPQGDPHASAREGDPHPSAREGDPHASAPQGDPHASAREGDPHPSAHQRDPRRLAGPAAPGTRAAAPHPATETSTQGVGIRWPEPWRCEDDALRAAVTAQRGLPDDLLPLDRLQVITTVLGASDSLRYQLDPDSVAATGRRMIAGLVDALPQLSEPQGDSIAERLWSRLCPRPATPGLLNAVQAALVLLADHELAASTLAARVAASAKADPYAVVLTGLGVLGGPLHGGASYGAERLLAEVTEPRQAARAIAERVRRGERIPGFGHSVYKNGDARGALLLDLVKEAAPGHDRITAGVAVLEEMRRRRLPERNVDFALATLTAVSGMVSGAGEAIFAVARVAGWLAHAMEEYDRGTLLRLRASYTGPPVK